The Paenibacillus amylolyticus genome contains the following window.
GATGGCATAACTCACAGATGAGAATATCCCCGTTGCCGTGCAAGTGCAGCTGTTTCGTGCCATCCACACAATTAGAGAAATACACACCAGTTTGTTCACGCAGATTCAACTGTTCAGCGAACCGGTCCATACAGGTAAAATAGAGCGTTGTATCTGGCTTTTTATGCTCAATTAATTCCGTTACAGATCGAACGAGGGACTCTCTGGATACAATCTGACTCCAATCGGTATGCGGCATCTTAATGCTGTTCTGGATCTCATGGATGCGCACACCCAGATCATATACCTTATCACTAATGGCCTGCATGTTCGCTTGGTTGCCTTCAAACAGTAGCGTTTCCAATACCGTCTCCAGACCGGCTTCCGTACACAAACGGATATTCTGCTCCAGTCTCTCATACATGCGAGGATGCACACGGTAGTACGCAGCATAGGCCTCTGCATCCGTATAATTGAACGAGATATGGATGTTGGACAAGCCTGCATCACGCAATGCAAGAATCCGTTCTTCTGTCAGCAGACTGGCATTACTGTTCAATTGTGTATCGATGCCATGTGCCGCACAGTATGTCACAATCTCCAGGCAATCCTGGTATTTCAGGGTGACTTCTCCCCGGACAATCGTACGCGCCTGAGATGAGGAAGCTCACTAATAATACGGATGACTTCCTGACTACCGATGCATGCGCCATCATCCCGATTGTAGGCGCAGCAGTAGTCGCATTTATAATTGCAGTTCGATGTCACTCCCACTTCAAGCCCTTCCAGCTCATATACACCGGGTGTTTCCAATTCGAGTGATTTATATTTGTTTTTAGCTGTCAATTCGTTATACCTCCTGATTCCTTCATTCATTCCATGTTTGGATAACTTGAAGAGTATAGTGGATGGCACACGGTTGACGATATGACATTATGTACGTTGGTTGTTGTAAGGTGAGATACAAGGTAATTCCATCATCCCTCTACTCTATATCATCCACGTTAAACTCAGGATTATAGGCAAACTCATGGCTCGCCAGCATGATGAATGAAACACGACCTTTTTGATCAAAATTCATGGATAAACCTTTCATATTCGCCAATCTGCCTTCTTCCAATATTGTATGATCAAAGGACGCTATGACATGGTACTTACCTTGTTTATTTTTCTCCATCATATATGTAATACTTTTTACTTTTCCTTTTCTAGTATCTATAAAAGCTTTCTTGCCATATTGTTGGAAGACCTCCTGGACTGTACTTCCATAGCCTATCCCGCTTGGCGTTTTATACGTTTGGAACTTTGCCTGGTCATCAATCATGATGCCATCCACACGGCCATCTTTGTAATGAATAGTCATATCTTTGTACTGGTAGACATTCGTATGCTTATAATAATCTACGTGTGGTCCAAGTTGCTGCTCAACCTCTTCACGAGTACTTCCGAGTTTAATCGTAATATCTTTGGATTTAATCTGAAATTGGAATTCATCCTCATTAAATATCTTAGTTGCATGAGATGCAGGAGTTTCTTGTGAAACGGCATTACGATGGTATGCCACTTCTGAGCTACTTAAAAAAGTCATGACTAGCATAAGATACAGGATTCCTTTGCTCAACCTTGATCGCCCTTTCCCAAAACACGTTCTTTATTTAATACGAGTATTAAAATCTTCTTTTACAATGGCATACATTTTCAGATCCTGAAGTTCATTTTTCACCTTCATATATTTCCTCAGAACACCCTCGAATTGCATGCCTGCCTTCTCCATAACCTTGGCGGAACCGTTGTTCTTCACTAAACATTGAGCCTGGATTCGTTCCAATCCCACTTCGTCAAATCCAAATTGGATGATTCGTTTCACTACTTCGGTCATGTAGCCTTGATTCCAATATTGATCAGATAACACATATCCCAGCTCGACTCTCCTGTTATCGCTATCACACCCTAGATAGTTACAACTACCAATCAGTCTCTTGGTGTGTTTATCTTCAATCCCCACGGGCCGATTAGATCCGTCTCATAGCGACTCATGACAAAATCTAAAAAGGCTTTGGTATCTTCTTTGCTCTGATGCGCGTCCCAAGTGGTGAACTCCGAGACAGCGGGTACAACACAATAACTATACATATCATCGAGATCATCATAGGTAAGCCGCCGGAGTATCGTCCTTTCGGTCTCCAACACCGGAAATGGTTCGAAGAAACTTTCAATCGTTTTCATAGATTCGCCTCCCTGAGATTGTTAGGTAAAGAAATCCATAACCGTTTGATCCGCGCTGCCTACTCATCTGTTATACAATCAAGGCCACAATCTGCGTGTCTTCCACTGCCCATCTTGCATCACATATTGGACTCGCACATGCTTACGCTCCGCATCTCCCTGCCAGAACTCCACCTCCTGTGCATTCACGGCATATAAACGCCATTGAGGTGTAACGACATCGGGGTCACGTTGGATACGTTCTTTCTCAGCTTCAATGGAGCGATTCAGCACGTCCTCACTATCCAAAACCTCACTCTGATGCCCTGTCATGGCAACTGCTCTCGCTCCAGCTGAACGTTTGCGGAAATCATCAGCGCCCGCTTGATCTCCCTGATCCTCAGCAACGCCCTTTATCCGAATCTGTCTTCCCAAGGAAGGCCAGTAGAAGGTGAGAGCCACATGAGGGTTCTCCTTTAACTGCTGCCCTTTTCGACTCTCCGAACTGGAGGCAAAATAGAACGTTTCGTCCATTACGTTTTTCAAAATCAACACCCGCGCATCAGGATAACCGTTGTGATCCACGGTGGAGATCGTCATGGCATGAGGTTCTTTCACCTCGTTCTCAACCGCCACGCTCAACCATTCCAAAAACAGCTCTCCCGGCCGCTCCGGCAACTGTCCCGTATCCCACGCTGGAAATGGGCCAGATAAAGACTTCAACTGTTGTAGCAGTTCAATCGATGGATTACTCATATCATCGCCTCCGTCTTCAATTTTTTAATCAAGATGGCTTAACACATTTGCGCTGCTAAGTTTCCAACCATGTCTTCCCTTTTCAATGGTGTGTACACTGGTGTTACCCATGGGATAGAAGCTGGACTTATTGCTCCATTCCCGCTTCTCAAGCAGATAATACAGAATGTTAATCACTCCGCCATGAGTAATTAACAGGACATTGGACTGGACTGTGTGTTCCTCCATATCTCTAAGGAGTTGCTCGAAAGATGTGCTTATTCGGTTATAAAAATCCCTTGGACTTTCTCCTCCCGGAAAAGGGGAATGCATCTCAAGAGTGTTGAAATACACTCCTGGATAATATTCTTCCGCTTCCTTATGGCGCATTCCTGCCAAATCCCCATTATTCATCTCCCGCCAATCTTTCATAAAGCTAGCCCGCATGTTTAATCTTTTCTCAATTTCCCGTGTTGTCTGCACTGCACGAGCAAGATCACTGCTCATGATCGTATGTATGTTGTACTCCTCAGCGTGAAGATGCAGATGCTCTCCGAGTTTCTTGGATTGATTGATCCCCTGTTCCGTAAGTCCACGCTCACTCCATCCGCCTCGATACCCTTCCTCGTCCATCCCGTGCCTCACCAGATATATTTTCAAGATCTCTCCTCCTTTTCACTTCCTATGGAACAGATTCCTTCACAAATAAACCCGACCTCAGATAGCTTCTATCCAAGATCGGGCATTTCCTGCAACCCATTTATCTTACAAATGTGTTATGAACTCGTTCTGACTTAATAAAGTAAGGAATCCAGATGGCACAAGCGAGTGCCGATCTGCCAATATCCCTTAACGAGCTTCCGTCCTCAAGTTCTCTCGCCATTGGAATCTGAAGCAACAACAGATAATCAATAATACCAACGGCCAGGCTGACACTATAAAACATGATCATAAGACGAGGAAAAATCGATTTTTTGCTATAAAGAGCAATGATCGTATATATGCCAAACACTAAAAAGAGTGCGTTATATACCGTTTCAAAAATGATGACCGGTCCCCATAGCGGGTGATAATAGTCTGATTGCTCCGAAGTCAGCAATTCCCAAGTCTCTGTCGTCATTGTGGGCAACGAAAATTGAATTAATTGTGCTGCCAGGAAAATTACCGTAAGAAATAATCCAATCTGGACAAGAATCAACCAACCGCCTAATCCCGACACGCCTAGTGGACGGTAGTCTGTCTTTTGCTCTTGAATATGTGGTTCCACTTCGTAACACTTCCTTTATATCATTTTGTTTTTCTGAGATGAGTCTTCCACGTAATAATATTACTCCAAAGCGAATCTACGGGTGCTTCTATCTCCTTACTTCACGTGCGTTGTATGTATGTCTGTCTGATACACTTCTATAGCTACCTTACACCCTCCCTATCCTATAGAATTTTACACAACTTCCTTATTGTACTACGAGTGTCAAGGAAGAAGCTTCAATTTCAGAATATTATACTTTTATGCTTTAAAAGCAAAGAAGATGTTCGCTATACTTCCGCCATGTTCAGCATAGTACGCGTACGTCATAATGCTCTTATACAGATGCAGATGGTGACTCTGCATTTGACGTCTACAAAGGAGGATATGGATATGCCCAATCTAAAAGTAAAACTTTTGCCTTTTGCGGATATTTCAGATTATGTCGAAGGCTTCGATATCGTTTCCACCCAGTGGGGCAGTGATGGCCTTGTCTATGTACTGCTGATGAATCAGATCCCTGAAAGAAACCGAGGTATGTTCGTCCAAAGTAAATTGACTCAAAGCTATACGTACAAAGTGCTCATTGTGACAGAGCAAACTATCGAGGAAGTTGTCATTTGGGGACAGACGTTTAATTATCATTACGTACAACCATTACATGATCATTTGCTGCTCGTCGGGGCACGCTGTACGAATTATGGGAATGATCAGTTTGATTTGAACGCCAAAGTGTGTGATTTAGACGGTAATACCATTCGCGAGTTTTTGTTGGGAGACGGGATCCAAAGTGTGCAGGTCACAGAAAAGGGAACGATCTGGACCAGTTACTTCGATGAAGGGGTATTTGGTAACTACGGATGGAGCGATCCGATTGGATCATGTGGTCTGCTGGCCTGGGATGAGCACGGGAATAAACGATATGAAAATCGTGAAGCTGACATCGCGGATTGTTACGCACTCAATGTGGTCAATGAGAAGCAGGTCTGGTTCTACTTCTATACCGATTTTGAACTCGGTTGTATCTCAGGGGGCACCTGTGAACCCAACGTTACATTCATCAATCCAAACATCTCCGGTTCCTCCGGCTTCAGTACGGATGGTTATCATTTTTTGTTCGATGCCGGGTACGGTAAACATGGGACGTTTGTGCTTAAGAAAATGGAGAAGCCCGGAAGATTCAGCAAAGGGCAGAAAGTTGATTTGCTAAATGAAGATGATAAGCCCTTCAAGCAGGCAAGGCAGGATTTTCGCCAACATCGTCTGCTACTCAGTAAAGGTAACTTGTTGTATCGGGTAACGATGGAGGAGATTCTTTCAGCAGCTTCTGGTTTGGATTAGCAGAGTATCCTGAAGAGGGTTACTTCTTAAACGATAATCCCTCTTCTTCCAAAGCGTTTCGCAGTTTAGGTATGGCAGATGGTCCGATCCCATGCAGCTTCAGGATTTCTTTCTCCGTGTACTCCGCAAGTTGCTGTAGTGTTGTAATGCCTTCATTCTCCAAGGCTCGTCTGGCGGGAGCAGACATCAAGGCTAGAAATCCATTTTTCGGTTTACGTTCAGCTTCGCACGTTGGACAGGTTGGGCAGTCGCTTTTTTTATAATACGAATGTCCTTGTTCGCATGTTCTGAGTGTTCCTTTATCGTTTGCCATGTGGGCATTTCTCCTGAATTAAACATTGGAATAAAATCACAATCCGTACTCAGCAAAAATGGCTGCATATTTCTTTTCAAATATCGTCCAGCGCTTTTCGGCTCCGTATTTGGCATGTAGTTGCTCTAAATAATGCTTGGCTTCTTCCGTATCGCCGGCTTGCAGCAGGAAGCGGAAGGTTTCTTCGCTTAAATGTAGCGCTGTCTTGGCCATATAATAATGGACTATATCTTTGGCCCCTGTTAGCGAGTGCAGGAATGTAATGGCCTCTTCCAAATGTGAAACCAGTTCTTTCGATAAAGCGTCTGAATCGATATCAGGCGTTAGGGAATAGTGGTCCGGAGCGGATGGGACTATTTCCTCGATCCGGCAGGTAAAATGCGATTGTTTCTCCAGTATGGCCCCACTCGATGCAACGGACTGCAACTCCGCGAGCTCGGTAGAATGGATACTACAGTTAATATAAAACTTCACATGACTACTACTGTTATACTTTGATTTCTGAATGTTGAACTTGTATACGAGGTTTCCAGCCGTTTTGGAGAAATTCAGATCTTTCTTGGAATAGCCGTGTTTGGCTAATAAGGGTTTGACGTCTGTGTTGATGATCTTCTTAAACAGTTCCTGCATTAGATATCACTCCCAAGTCAGCGTTTATTGAATACTTGTTACCCTTTTTTGTTCAGAATCATGCTTGTTCTATTTTATAAAAATAAGGGCCACACATGGATTCGTGCGTATACACGTACGTCCATGTAAACGCTCGGTCGAAGATATAGATATCCTGCTCCGAATCAAAATCTGCTGCAATGATCCGATTCGCATTTTCGTATAAAAGTACCCAACCACGATTTTCATACATCACATATACTTCATCTTTCGGCTCGGCATCAAAAGCAT
Protein-coding sequences here:
- a CDS encoding pyridoxal 5'-phosphate synthase; this translates as MSNPSIELLQQLKSLSGPFPAWDTGQLPERPGELFLEWLSVAVENEVKEPHAMTISTVDHNGYPDARVLILKNVMDETFYFASSSESRKGQQLKENPHVALTFYWPSLGRQIRIKGVAEDQGDQAGADDFRKRSAGARAVAMTGHQSEVLDSEDVLNRSIEAEKERIQRDPDVVTPQWRLYAVNAQEVEFWQGDAERKHVRVQYVMQDGQWKTRRLWP
- a CDS encoding DUF2569 domain-containing protein; protein product: MEPHIQEQKTDYRPLGVSGLGGWLILVQIGLFLTVIFLAAQLIQFSLPTMTTETWELLTSEQSDYYHPLWGPVIIFETVYNALFLVFGIYTIIALYSKKSIFPRLMIMFYSVSLAVGIIDYLLLLQIPMARELEDGSSLRDIGRSALACAIWIPYFIKSERVHNTFVR
- a CDS encoding histidine phosphatase family protein, which produces MKIYLVRHGMDEEGYRGGWSERGLTEQGINQSKKLGEHLHLHAEEYNIHTIMSSDLARAVQTTREIEKRLNMRASFMKDWREMNNGDLAGMRHKEAEEYYPGVYFNTLEMHSPFPGGESPRDFYNRISTSFEQLLRDMEEHTVQSNVLLITHGGVINILYYLLEKREWSNKSSFYPMGNTSVHTIEKGRHGWKLSSANVLSHLD
- a CDS encoding GNAT family protein → MGIEDKHTKRLIGSCNYLGCDSDNRRVELGYVLSDQYWNQGYMTEVVKRIIQFGFDEVGLERIQAQCLVKNNGSAKVMEKAGMQFEGVLRKYMKVKNELQDLKMYAIVKEDFNTRIK
- a CDS encoding RNA polymerase alpha subunit C-terminal domain-containing protein yields the protein MANDKGTLRTCEQGHSYYKKSDCPTCPTCEAERKPKNGFLALMSAPARRALENEGITTLQQLAEYTEKEILKLHGIGPSAIPKLRNALEEEGLSFKK
- a CDS encoding DUF4304 domain-containing protein; its protein translation is MQELFKKIINTDVKPLLAKHGYSKKDLNFSKTAGNLVYKFNIQKSKYNSSSHVKFYINCSIHSTELAELQSVASSGAILEKQSHFTCRIEEIVPSAPDHYSLTPDIDSDALSKELVSHLEEAITFLHSLTGAKDIVHYYMAKTALHLSEETFRFLLQAGDTEEAKHYLEQLHAKYGAEKRWTIFEKKYAAIFAEYGL